Proteins from a genomic interval of Poecile atricapillus isolate bPoeAtr1 chromosome 1, bPoeAtr1.hap1, whole genome shotgun sequence:
- the LOC131579701 gene encoding putative mitochondrial transporter UCP3 isoform X2: MHPPGSPTSPSSPSSPSAAMVGLKAPEVPPTAAMKFISAGMAGCIADLCTFPLDTAKVRLQIQGEVRIHRTISSVEYRGVLGTLSTMVRTEGARSLYSGLAAGLQRQMSFASIRIGLYDSVKQLYTPKGAENTGMAARLLAGCTTGAVAVACAQPTDVVKVRFQASGALSDSARRYSGTVDAYRTIAREEGIRGLWRGTLPNIARNAIINCGELVTYDLLKDALLRAQLMTDNVPCHFVAAFGAGFCATVVASPVDVVKTRYMNASPGQYRNALSCLLALLMQDGPAGLYKGFVPSFLRLGSWNVVMFVSYEQLQRAMALARPALA, encoded by the exons ATGCACCCTCCTGGCTCCCCCACAAGCccctcctctccttccagcccctctgccgCCATGGTGGGTCTGAAGGCCCCTGAGGTGCCCCCGACGGCTGCTATGAAGTTCATCAGCGCAGGGATGGCCGGCTGCATCGCTGACCTGTGCACCTTTCCCCTGGACACCGCCAAAGTGCGGCTGCAG ATCCAGGGTGAGGTGAGGATCCACCGGACCATCAGCTCTGTGGAGTACCGGGGTGTTTTGGGGACGCTGAGCACCATGGTGAGGACGGAGGGAGCCCGCAGCCTCTACAGCGGGCTCGCAGCCGGGCTGCAGCGCCAGATGAGCTTTGCCTCCATCCGCATCGGCCTGTACGACTCTGTGAAGCAGCTCTACACCCCCAAGGGTGCTGAGA ACACAGGCATGGCTGCGAGACTCCTGGCTGGCTGCACCACGGGGGCTGTGGCCGTGGCCTGTGCCCAGCCCACCGACGTGGTCAAGGTCCGGTTCCAGGCCAGTGGGGCCCTGTCAGACAGTGCCCGCCGGTACAGCGGCACTGTGGATGCCTATCGCACCATCGCCAGGGAGGAGGGGATCCGCGGGCTCTGGAGAG ggacacTGCCCAACATCGCTCGCAATGCCATCATCAACTGTGGGGAGCTCGTCACCTATGACCTCCTCAAGGACGCACTGCTGCGGGCACAGCTCATGACAG ACAATGTCCCGTGCCACTTTGTGGCTGCCTTTGGGGCCGGGTTCTGTGCCACAGTGGTGGCATCACCGGTGGACGTGGTGAAGACACGGTACATGAACGCCAGCCCCGGGCAGTACCGCAATGCCCTGAGCTgcctcctggccctgctcatGCAGGATGGCCCCGCCGGCCTCTACAAGGG CTTCGTCCCGTCCTTCCTGCGGCTGGGCTCCTGGAACGTGGTGATGTTTGTGTCGTACGAACAGCTGCAGCGCGCCATGGCGCTGGCACGGCCGGCCCTGGCCTGA
- the LOC131579701 gene encoding putative mitochondrial transporter UCP3 isoform X1, whose translation MVGLKAPEVPPTAAMKFISAGMAGCIADLCTFPLDTAKVRLQIQGEVRIHRTISSVEYRGVLGTLSTMVRTEGARSLYSGLAAGLQRQMSFASIRIGLYDSVKQLYTPKGAENTGMAARLLAGCTTGAVAVACAQPTDVVKVRFQASGALSDSARRYSGTVDAYRTIAREEGIRGLWRGTLPNIARNAIINCGELVTYDLLKDALLRAQLMTDNVPCHFVAAFGAGFCATVVASPVDVVKTRYMNASPGQYRNALSCLLALLMQDGPAGLYKGFVPSFLRLGSWNVVMFVSYEQLQRAMALARPALA comes from the exons ATGGTGGGTCTGAAGGCCCCTGAGGTGCCCCCGACGGCTGCTATGAAGTTCATCAGCGCAGGGATGGCCGGCTGCATCGCTGACCTGTGCACCTTTCCCCTGGACACCGCCAAAGTGCGGCTGCAG ATCCAGGGTGAGGTGAGGATCCACCGGACCATCAGCTCTGTGGAGTACCGGGGTGTTTTGGGGACGCTGAGCACCATGGTGAGGACGGAGGGAGCCCGCAGCCTCTACAGCGGGCTCGCAGCCGGGCTGCAGCGCCAGATGAGCTTTGCCTCCATCCGCATCGGCCTGTACGACTCTGTGAAGCAGCTCTACACCCCCAAGGGTGCTGAGA ACACAGGCATGGCTGCGAGACTCCTGGCTGGCTGCACCACGGGGGCTGTGGCCGTGGCCTGTGCCCAGCCCACCGACGTGGTCAAGGTCCGGTTCCAGGCCAGTGGGGCCCTGTCAGACAGTGCCCGCCGGTACAGCGGCACTGTGGATGCCTATCGCACCATCGCCAGGGAGGAGGGGATCCGCGGGCTCTGGAGAG ggacacTGCCCAACATCGCTCGCAATGCCATCATCAACTGTGGGGAGCTCGTCACCTATGACCTCCTCAAGGACGCACTGCTGCGGGCACAGCTCATGACAG ACAATGTCCCGTGCCACTTTGTGGCTGCCTTTGGGGCCGGGTTCTGTGCCACAGTGGTGGCATCACCGGTGGACGTGGTGAAGACACGGTACATGAACGCCAGCCCCGGGCAGTACCGCAATGCCCTGAGCTgcctcctggccctgctcatGCAGGATGGCCCCGCCGGCCTCTACAAGGG CTTCGTCCCGTCCTTCCTGCGGCTGGGCTCCTGGAACGTGGTGATGTTTGTGTCGTACGAACAGCTGCAGCGCGCCATGGCGCTGGCACGGCCGGCCCTGGCCTGA